The following coding sequences are from one Dermacentor silvarum isolate Dsil-2018 chromosome 4, BIME_Dsil_1.4, whole genome shotgun sequence window:
- the LOC119450089 gene encoding probable G-protein coupled receptor No18 has product MTSSVGLLMDTPSSTVVSRFLYGSVMFDVDENTTSSRLAPFMGDANDSNITGTPGHPVIGGDGSGVAGGEDAVLSIAVPLPEAVATVLVLSTIVAGTVFGNVLVVLAIFTYRPLRSVQNMFIVSLAVADIAVALLVMPFNVAYSIMGRWVFGLHMCELWLTCDVLCCTASILNLCAIALDRYWAIHDPINYAQKRTLRRVLLSIVLVWAISALISVPPLIGWNDWPEQFDETSPCQLTEERGYVLYSATGSFFAPLLIMTIVYFKIYLATRRRLRKRAKAVAATLQVKPSALHALPPAAHENSSADSPQTEQSPIDPDMDSVTAIRTDDIPEPRGKTQQNGGNGAASLGPCRATPNVKQYMEERQRISLSKERRAARVLGIVMGVFVLCWLPFFLMYVILPFCPQCSIAPKTVNFITWLGYVNSALNPVIYTVFNNDFRKAFLKIICRRRS; this is encoded by the exons ATGACTTCCAGCGTGGGCCTTTTAATGGACACACCCAGCAGCACGGTCGTGTCGCGATTCCTCTACGGCAGCGTCATGTTTGACGTCGATGAAAACACGACGTCCTCGCGACTCGCCCCCTTCATGGGCGACGCCAACGACTCGAACATCACGGGGACTCCCGGCCACCCGGTTATTGGCGGTGATGGTAGCGGCGTCGCAGGAGGCGAAGACGCCGTCTTATCGATCGCAGTGCCGCTTCCGGAAGCCGTGGCCACCGTCCTGGTACTCTCGACCATCGTGGCCGGAACGGTGTTCGGCAACGTACTCGTCGTGCTCGCAATATTTACCTACAGGCCTCTTCGCAGCGTTCAGAATATGTTTATTGTGTCTCTCGCCGTCGCCGACATTGCAGTGGCCCTCCTGGTGATGCCCTTCAACGTGGCCTACTCCATCATGGGTCGGTGGGTGTTCGGCTTGCACATGTGCGAGCTGTGGCTCACGTGCGACGTTCTGTGCTGCACGGCCTCCATCTTAAACCTGTGCGCCATAGCGCTGGACCGATACTGGGCCATCCACGACCCCATCAACTACGCGCAGAAGCGCACGCTCCGGCGGGTGCTTCTTTCCATCGTGCTGGTGTGGGCCATCAGCGCGCTCATCTCGGTTCCACCCCTGATTGGCTGGAACGACTGGCCCGAACAGTTTGACGAGACGTCGCCCTGCCAGCTGACTGAGGAGCGCGGTTACGTGCTCTACTCGGCCACTGGCTCCTTCTTCGCGCCCCTGCTCATCATGACCATCGTGTACTTCAAGATCTACCTTGCCACCAGGCGACGGCTCCGTAAGCGCGCTAAAGCAGTGGCGGCCACACTACAG GTGAAGCCTTCAGCACTGCACGCCCTGCCACCTGCCGCGCACGAAAACTCGTCGGCGGATTCGCCGCAGACCGAGCAAAGCCCAATCGATCCGGACATGGACAGCGTGACCGCGATTCGCACGGACGACATTCCGGAGCCCCGCGGAAAGACCCAGCAAAATGGCGGCAATGGCGCTGCTAGCCTGGGCCCGTGCAGGGCCACTCCCAACGTGAAGCAGTACATGGAAGAGCGTCAGCGCATCTCGCTCTCCAAGGAGCGGCGTGCGGCCCGTGTGCTGGGCATCGTCATGGGAGTGTTTGTGCTGTGCTGGCTTCCTTTCTTCCTCATGTACGTCATCTTGCCCTTCTGTCCGCAGTGCAGCATCGCACCAAAGACTGTCAATTTCATCACCTGGCTGGGTTATGTGAACTCTGCGCTGAACCCCGTGATCTACACCGTGTTCAACAATGACTTTCGGAAAGCCTTTCTGAAGATCATCTGTCGTCGGCGGAGCTGA